Proteins from one Parasteatoda tepidariorum isolate YZ-2023 chromosome 4, CAS_Ptep_4.0, whole genome shotgun sequence genomic window:
- the LOC107449018 gene encoding AP-3 complex subunit mu-2 (The sequence of the model RefSeq protein was modified relative to this genomic sequence to represent the inferred CDS: added 74 bases not found in genome assembly), with translation MIHSLFIINQSGDVFMEKHWKSVIHRSVCDYFFDAQRKAASPEDIQPIIATPHHYLISIYRCNLFFVAVTTSEVSPLFVIEFLHRVVDTFEDYFGDCTESLIKEHYVVVYELLDEMLDNGFPLATESNILKEMIKPPNILRTIANTVTGRSNISSTLPTGQLSSIPWRRTGVKYANNEAYFDIIEEIDAIMDNRGSVISAEIQGCIDCCIKLSGMPDLSLSFVNPRIFDDVSFHPCVRFRRWESERILSFVPPDGNFRLMSYHIGSQNMVAMPFYIRHDISGSKLEIIVGPQVTMGKALENVVVEIPMPKSVLNMTLRPSQGKYTFDPVSKIMVWEVGRIESLRRPSIKGSISLQSGMSSPESNPTITVKFTINQLAISGLKVNRLDMYGEKYKPFKGVKYVTKAGRFQVRTD, from the exons atgattcacagcctttttattataaatcagtCTGG agATGTTTTCATGGAAAAACACTGGAAAAGTGTAATACATCGGTCTGTATGTGATTACTTTTTTGATGCTCAACGTAAAGCAGCTTCACCTGAAGATATACAGCCTATTATAGCCACTCCACATCATTACCTTATAAGCATCTATcgatgtaatttattttttgttgctgttaCAACTTCCGAAG tatcacCTCTTTTTGTGATAGAATTCTTACATAGAGTGGTAGACAcatttgaagattattttgGAGATTGCACTGAGTCTCTTATTAAAGAACACTATGTTGTTGTGTATGAg CTTTTGGATGAGATGTTGGATAATGGTTTCCCATTAGCGACAGAGTCAAACATATTAAAGGAAATGATAAAGCCTCCAAACATCTTGAGAACTATTGCAAATACAGTAACTGGCCGTTCAAA TATTAGTAGTACTTTACCAACTGGACAGCTTTCAAGTATACCTTGGCGAAGAACTGGTGTCAAATATGCCAATAATGAAGCATACTTTGAtataattgaagaaattgatGCCATTATGGACAATCGAGGATCTGTCATTTCTGCTGAAATCCAAGGATGT atTGATTGTTGTATAAAATTGAGTGGTATGCCTGACCTAAGCTTGTCTTTTGTTAACCCTAGAATATTTGATGATGTTAGCTTCCATCCCTGTGTGAGGTTTAGACGTTGGGAG CATGGTAGCTATGCCATTTTATATCCGTCATGACATCAGTGGTTCAAAGTTGGAAATAATTGTTGGACCTCAAGTTACAATGGGAAAAgca TTAGAAAATGTTGTTGTGGAAATTCCTATGCCAAAATCTGTTCTAAACATGACATTGAGACCTTCTCAaggaaaatatacttttgatcCAGTGAGTAAAATTATGGTTTGGGAAGTTGGAAGAATAGAATCTTTAAGGAGACCAAGCATCAAGGGATCT aTTTCTCTTCAAAGTGGAATGTCTAGTCCTGAAAGTAATCCCACCATAACC gtaaAGTTTACAATCAATCAGCTGGCTATTTCTGGATTAAAAGTAAACCGTTTGGACATGTATGGCGAA AAATACAAGCCATTTAAAGGAGTGAAATATGTCACTAAAGCTGGAAGATTTCAAGTTCGAACTGACTGA
- the LOC107449021 gene encoding LOW QUALITY PROTEIN: deoxyribodipyrimidine photo-lyase (The sequence of the model RefSeq protein was modified relative to this genomic sequence to represent the inferred CDS: substituted 1 base at 1 genomic stop codon) — MFGTSLILFNRSFTLFSIRLSKFTMSEKKHKLSEKDGPVKKAKLDETVQNDSDLVENIKKSRLSCAASIRDFKFNKKRVRVLTTAKDXATNAENFSFYLSLLIQNXSLFISDNWAFLYAQNLAFKINLPLCVCFCLVPKFLEATIRHYRFMLKGLQEVEEECKSLNIHFHLLLGESKNVLPKFVKDNQVGGVVTDFSPLRVPQKWVSELASKLPPDVPLCQVDAHNIVPCWVASDKQEYGARTIRKKIHDKLKEYLTDFPPVVKNKLTPECKFKPVDWNSVEEILEVNMDVDEVKWAIPGTTAGLKQLSSFCKDRLKHFHDCRNDPTKNNLSNLSPWFHFGQLSIQRTILVVSKLRSKYPASVDAFVEEAVIRRELSDNFCFYNKKYDQVDGAYDWAKKTLKDHSKDKREYIYTKEQFENAKTHDLLWNAAQRQLKKEGKMHGFLRMYWAKKILEWTNSPEEALEFAIYFNDKYNLDGRDPNGYVGCMWSICGIHDQGWAERAVFGKIRFMNFKGCQRKFDVNAFIQRYREK; from the exons ATGTTTGGGACaa gtcttattctttttaacagAAGCTTTACCTTATTCAGTATCCGATTGTCAAAATTTACGATGTCTGAGAAAAAGCACAAATTGAGTGAAAAGGATGGACCAGTTAAAAAAGCCAAGCTTGATGAAACTGTCCAGAATGATTCtgatttagttgaaaatataaaaaaatccagATTATCATGTGCTGCATCCATacgagattttaaatttaacaagaaGCGAGTGAGAGTATTAACTACTGCCAAAGACANAGCTACTAA tg cagaaaatttttcattttatctaagtttgttaatacaaaactaatctttGTTTATTTCAGATAATTGGGCTTTTCTGTATGCTCAAAATCTAGCTTTTAAGATCAACTTACCTCTTTGTGTATGCTTTTGCCTTGTCCCAAAGTTCTTGGAGGCAACTATTCGCCATTATCGGTTTATGCTGAAAGGTCTTCAAGAGGTAGAAGAG GAGTGTAAGTCTTTAAACATTCATTTCCATTTATTGCTTGgtgaaagtaaaaatgttttacctaAATTTGTGAAAGATAATCAAGTTGGAGGAGTTGTGACAGATTTTTCACCTTTACGTGTTCCACAAAAATGGGTATCAGAGCTTGCATCCAAGTTACCTCCCGATGTTCCATTATGCCAg GTTGATGCTCACAACATAGTACCATGCTGGGTTGCTTCAGATAAGCAAGAATATGGTGCTAGAACTATCAGGAAGAAGATACACGACAAGCTTAAAGAATACCTTACAGATTTTCCTCCAGTGGTGAAAAATAAACTCACTCCAGAAtgcaaatttaaa ccAGTTGATTGGAACAGTGTTGAAGAAATATTGGAGGTTAATATGGATGTTGATGAAGTTAAATGGGCTATTCCTGGTACTACTGCAGGTTTGAAGCAACTATCAAGTTTCTGCAAAGACAGGCTAAAACATTTTCACGACTGCCGTAATGATCCTACAAAAAACAATCTAAGCAATCTTTCACCTTGGTTTCATTTTG GTCAACTATCTATACAGAGAACAATATTGGTTGTATCAAAATTAAGGAGCAAGTATCCTGCTTCTGTTGATGCATTTGTAGAAGAAGCTGTCATCAGACGTGAACTGTCcgataatttttgcttttataacaaGAAATATGACCAAGTTGATG GTGCTTATGACTgggcaaaaaaaactttaaaagatcaTAGCAAAGATAAGCGAGAATACATTTACACTAAAGAACAGTTTGAAAATGCCAAGACACATGATCTTTTGTGGAATGCTGCTCAG CGCCAACtcaaaaaagaagggaaaatgCATGGTTTTCTTCGCATGTATTGGGCAAAGAAAATACTGGAATGGACCAACAGCCCTGAGGAAGCATTAGAAtttgctatatattttaatgacaaataCAATTTAGATGGTCGTGATCCTAATGGCTATGTTG gTTGTATGTGGTCCATTTGTGGTATCCATGATCAAGGCTGGGCTGAACGTGCAGTTTTTGGAAAGATACGCTTTATGAACTTCAAGGGCTGTCAGAGGAAGTTTGATGTTAATGCATTCATACAAAGATACAGAGAAAAGTAA